A stretch of the Gracilinanus agilis isolate LMUSP501 chromosome 4, AgileGrace, whole genome shotgun sequence genome encodes the following:
- the C4H1orf53 gene encoding uncharacterized protein C1orf53 homolog codes for MVTAKAMAAWRLPALAGNSRGPPLPSLSGTRISPGSTLYSASRLGGGGGGSGSGAQSPEGPEGTRPESPELTAAELRISRMHAAACAAGQLNYVDPTTGYLVLTKVAHLKRGSCCGSACRHVSSKLSHYRSSLPCFYNFVNR; via the exons ATGGTCACCGCTAAGGCTATGGCGGCGTGGCGGCTCCCGGCACTGGCGGGGAACTCACGGGGGCCACCGCTGCCTTCCTTGTCGGGAACTCGGATCTCCCCGGGCTCTACGCTGTACTCCGCTTCCAGACTCGGGGGCGGCGGAGGCGGCAGCGGCTCAGGAGCACAGAGCCCGGAAGGTCCCGAAGGCACTAGGCCGGAGAGCCCCGAGCTCACAGCGGCGGAGCTGCGGATCTCCCGGATGCACGCGGCCGCCTGCGCG gctgGCCAACTAAACTATGTGGATCCAACCACTGGCTATTTAGTACTTACCAAAGTTGCCCATTTGAAGAGAGGGAGTTGCTGTGGTTCTGCCTGCAGACACGTGAGTAGTAAACTCTCCCATTATCGCAGCAGCTTGCCTTGCTTCTATAACTTCGTAAATAGGTAG